The segment CTGCCGGCCTCGGTGATCACGACACCGCCGTAGGAGTGGCCGACCAGCACGGCCGGACCGTCGAGACCGTCGAGGACCTGGCGGGTGGCGGCGACGTCGCCGGCCAGCGACAGGGTCGGGTTCTGCACGACGGCCACCTTGTATCCGTCGGCGCTCAGGTGGTCGTAGACCCCCTGCCAGCCCGATCCGTCCACGAAGCCGCCGTGCACGAGGACGATGTTCCTGATGGTTGCCACGGTCACTCCTGACCTGGAGGGACAGCGCCTTGACCGTCTGTCCCGGTGCACACCAGCCAAGTCGAAGGGACCCGGCCGGAACACGCAGAACAGCACGCAGAAGTGCTCCGGGTCAGGGCGTCGCGGTCGCCAGGGCGTGGCAGCGGCTGCCCGCCTCGGTGTCACCGATCGCTTCGAAGACCTGCGCCGCCCGCGCGTAGGCACGGCGGCTGTCGTCGGTCCGGCCTTCCTCGGCCAGCAGAGCAGCCAGCGTTTTCAGGGCCGCGGCCTGCCGGAAGTCGGACATCTGAAGCGTGTCCATCCCGTCGATTCCCTCCCTGAGCGTCGTGATCGCCTCTGAACGGCGGCCGAGGTGTCCGAGGCACTGGCCGATGCGGATCAGCGCCAAGGGCCGACTGTGCGTTGCGACGCTCGGAGTCATCCCCGACTCCGGGTCCTCCAACAGAGCGAGCAGTCCGAGGTAACTCTCCAACGCTTCGGCGTAGCGACCTTCGTCAAAAAGGTATTTGGTGATGGCGGCGTTGCTCTGGACATAGGAATCGATGTCGCCGATGGCCTTGAACATCTCAGCTGCCCGGGAAGACGACGCGACGGCCTCGTCGGGCCGGCCGAGCAGGAACTGTGCGGAAGCGGTGTACTCGTGTGCCCAGGCGATCTGCGCCGTGGCGCCGGCCCGCGTCGCCGACTCCAGTGCCTGGGCCGCGTACCGCAGTACGGCCTTGTGGTCGCTGGGCGGCACCCAGTGGACCCAGGCCAGATAATTCAGCTGATTGGCCTGCTGCGCCAGATCGCCAAGGGCGGCGGCGGCCTCCGCTCCCCGCGTGAAGACCTCCTGCCAGTGCGGACTGTGCGCCCACCGTTCGGAGAACCAGTGCATCGACGCCGCACAGTCCAGAACGAGAAAGTGCTTGCCGCTGCCTGCCGCGGCCCGCATCGCGCCCAGCCAGTTGTCCACGTTCACCCGCAGCCACCAGTCGGCCTCCTCCGCGGAGGACAGGACGGCGAGATCGGGGTCGGGCCGGTCGGGACGGCCGTAGCCCGGTTCGAACCACCGCCCGGACAGCGTGGCCATCCGCAGCAGCCACGAGGTGACCCTCTCCGTGAGCACCTCGCGCTCGGCCGCGGTCTCCTCCTCGCGGAGCCGGTCGCGGGCGAACAGGCGGACCAGGTCGTGGAAGCGGTAACGGCCCGCGTCGCTGTCGTACAGCAGGCCGAGGTCGACGAGGTCGTCCAGAGCCTCCCAGGCATCCTCGACCGGCACCCCGCCTACGACGGCCGCCAGCGCGGCGTCGAAATCCTGTCCCGGCACCACGGCAAGCCGCCGGAACATCCGCCGCGCGGAATCGGCGAGCTGCTCGTACGACATCCTGAACGCGTTGGCGATCTTGAGATCGCCGGCCTTGAACTGATCCAGTCTGCGCTCCTCGTTCGCCAGCCGGGCGGCGAGCTCGGCGGCGCCCCATCCAGGCCGGCTGACCAGGCGGTTCCCGATGATCCGCAGCGCCAGAGGCAGACCGCCGCACAACTCGGAGAGCCGCGTGAGGGCCGATTCCCCGTCGGACGCGGAACGATCGCCCAGGATCCCGGTCAGCAGTTCCGTGGACTCCGGCAACGGCAGGGGCCCCAGGACGAGCCTGCGGACACCTTCCAGACCCGACAGCAACCGCCGGGTGGTGATCAGGGCCCTGCCCGCACTCCCGCCCGGCAGCAGCGGGCGCACCTGCTCCTCCGACGCGGCATTGTCCAGGACGACCAGGACGTGCCTGTCCCGCAACAGCGACCGGTACAACGAGGCGCGTCCCTGGACGTCGCCCGGGATCTGCGGGTCCGCGACACCGAGCGCGCGCAGCAGCAACTGCAAGGCGTCGGCGCTGGCCAGAGGCCGCTGGGACATGCCCAGGAGATCGAGGAAGAGCACCCCGTCGGGAAAGCTCGCCCGTACCGAATGAGCGGCGCGAACGGCGAACGTGGTCTTCCCCAGGCCCGCAGACCCGGTGATGAGCCCCACCACGCCGACCCCCGGCGCACTCTCGGCGTACACCAGCTCGCTCACCCAGACCAGTTCAGCGGCACGGCCGGTGAAGTCGTCGACCGACCGCGGCAGTTCACACAGACCGGTCGGACGCGTCCAGTGATCCCGCAGCCGGCCCTCGCGCGCCAGCTCGACCAGTTGCTCGCGGACTTCTCCCTCCAGCGCGAGGGCATCCGCCAACGCGGTCACCGTCCGGTGCTGAGGTCCCCTGCTCCGTCCGCGTTCCATGTCCGACAGCGTCCGGGCACTGACCCCCGACGCCTCGGCCAACTGCTCCAACGTCAGCCGTGCCACGCGCCGATGAGCACGTAGCACCTCGCCGAAACCCGGACGTCCAGTGATGACGCCACACCCCCTCAGCGGTGAAGGCACCCCCACGTGCCGCAATCGAGCCGCACGCCTGCCCGGACCGTGTGTTGCCGCGCATGTTCCACCATTTCTACCCCATACCGGGGGAACACGCGTTCACCAGCGGGCATGGGTCACAGCTCGACCCGGGTGCCGGGGTCGACGATGCGGACGGAGGTTTCGGGGGCCAGGTCGCGGGAGGCGTCCTGGAAGTGGAGGGGGTTCTTGTCACTGTGGGTGATGAGCCGGTCTCCGAGGAAGCCCTTGGTGAAGGCGTAGTGGTGCGGGACGGCCAGTTCGGGCTTGAGGATGGCGGTGAGTTCGGCGGCCTCGTCGGCGCTCATGACGACCTGCATGTTGTTCGCGGGGCGGATGTGCAGGCCGTTGGTGGGCAGCAGGGCGAGGGAGATGTGGCCCAGGCGCTCGGGGATGGCGGCGAGTTCGGGGATGAGCATGGTGTCGCCGGCGAAGTACACCGCGTCGGAGCCCGCGCGCAGGACGAAGGTGACCTCGTAGACGCCGTGCTGGGCCGGGGTGGCGGTGATGGTGACGCCGCCGACCTCGGCGTGCTCCCACGGGGCGAGGGCGGTGACGTCGGTGAAGCCGTGCTTGCGCGCGAGGGGCACGACGGTCTCGGCGACGAACAGAGGGACCGAGCGGTCCCGGTAGGCGGCGAAGGCCTGAAGGTCGCAGTGGTCGTAGTGCTCGTGGCTGATCAGTACGCCGTCGAGCTTCGGCAGGTCGGCGACGGCCATGGCGATCGGCTCGCCCTGGTAGTAGCCGGGGCGGGTGCTGAACCAGGGGTCGGTCAGGAAGGTGCGGCCGCCGATCTCTATCAGGTGGCAGCTGTGGGTGATGCGGGTGACGGCTGTTTTGGGCATGGCTGGATCTCCTCGGGCGGGGGTCTGGGTCTGGGGGGCTCGGGTTCTCAGCGCGCGAAGGCGGAGAAGTCGGTGTCGGCGCTGTCCCAGATCGCGTGGATGACCTGGTCGGGGGTCTCCAGCTGGGGGGAGTGGCCGGTGGCGGGCAGCAGTTGGAATTGCGCCATGGGGATGGCCTTGGCGTAGGCGCGTCCGTAGTCGGCATCGACGATCCCGTCGCTCTCGCCCCAGAGCACCAGGGTGGGGAGTTCGAGTGCCGCGAGGCGCTCGGCGAGGGCGGGGTCGGTCATCGAGGCCCCGGCGTAGGTCGCGATCGCGGCGCGGTTGCCGGCCGCGGCGGCCTGGGCCGCGGGCGGGAGGGTGGACGGGTCGATGCGGAAGGGGGCGGGGTTGTGGAAGCTGAGCGTGAAGACCTGGTCCATGGTCAGGGAGAAGAAGTCCGCGACCGGGTGGCCGGGCACCTCGATGCCGACCGCGTCGATC is part of the Streptomyces sp. NBC_01262 genome and harbors:
- a CDS encoding MBL fold metallo-hydrolase yields the protein MPKTAVTRITHSCHLIEIGGRTFLTDPWFSTRPGYYQGEPIAMAVADLPKLDGVLISHEHYDHCDLQAFAAYRDRSVPLFVAETVVPLARKHGFTDVTALAPWEHAEVGGVTITATPAQHGVYEVTFVLRAGSDAVYFAGDTMLIPELAAIPERLGHISLALLPTNGLHIRPANNMQVVMSADEAAELTAILKPELAVPHHYAFTKGFLGDRLITHSDKNPLHFQDASRDLAPETSVRIVDPGTRVEL
- a CDS encoding alpha/beta fold hydrolase; the encoded protein is MTTTTYAVDVTEIGPVEVSVTEYGPGSGQPFLLLHGGAGPQSVTGFAEKFAALHQVRVLAPTHPGFGGTARPGSLDSVGGLAALYQGLLDTLDLTDVTVIGNSIGGWITAEIALLASPRVSGIVLIDAVGIEVPGHPVADFFSLTMDQVFTLSFHNPAPFRIDPSTLPPAAQAAAAGNRAAIATYAGASMTDPALAERLAALELPTLVLWGESDGIVDADYGRAYAKAIPMAQFQLLPATGHSPQLETPDQVIHAIWDSADTDFSAFAR
- a CDS encoding helix-turn-helix domain-containing protein, with the protein product MGVPSPLRGCGVITGRPGFGEVLRAHRRVARLTLEQLAEASGVSARTLSDMERGRSRGPQHRTVTALADALALEGEVREQLVELAREGRLRDHWTRPTGLCELPRSVDDFTGRAAELVWVSELVYAESAPGVGVVGLITGSAGLGKTTFAVRAAHSVRASFPDGVLFLDLLGMSQRPLASADALQLLLRALGVADPQIPGDVQGRASLYRSLLRDRHVLVVLDNAASEEQVRPLLPGGSAGRALITTRRLLSGLEGVRRLVLGPLPLPESTELLTGILGDRSASDGESALTRLSELCGGLPLALRIIGNRLVSRPGWGAAELAARLANEERRLDQFKAGDLKIANAFRMSYEQLADSARRMFRRLAVVPGQDFDAALAAVVGGVPVEDAWEALDDLVDLGLLYDSDAGRYRFHDLVRLFARDRLREEETAAEREVLTERVTSWLLRMATLSGRWFEPGYGRPDRPDPDLAVLSSAEEADWWLRVNVDNWLGAMRAAAGSGKHFLVLDCAASMHWFSERWAHSPHWQEVFTRGAEAAAALGDLAQQANQLNYLAWVHWVPPSDHKAVLRYAAQALESATRAGATAQIAWAHEYTASAQFLLGRPDEAVASSSRAAEMFKAIGDIDSYVQSNAAITKYLFDEGRYAEALESYLGLLALLEDPESGMTPSVATHSRPLALIRIGQCLGHLGRRSEAITTLREGIDGMDTLQMSDFRQAAALKTLAALLAEEGRTDDSRRAYARAAQVFEAIGDTEAGSRCHALATATP